TGGCTGTGGCCAAGGCAGCAGTTCAGGATGGAGTAGCGCGTCATCAACCGGACGATATCGCACAAGCAGTTCGAGATGCGATGTGGGACTGTAAATATAAACCCATCAAACAATATGGTCAGGAAGCGGTCCTGGTTTAAAAAATAGCGAACAACATCAAATTTATACTTGCATACGCAAAGTGATTATTTAACTGATGTCCGCCATTTTTGGCGGACATCTTCATTGGAGGCGACATCATGGCTACAGGTCATATTTTTATTATCTTAATTCCTATTTTCTTTGTCATTTTAATTGGTTATTTCGCAGGATTGTTTAAAGCTTTTAACCCCGCTTCTTCTAAGGGATTAAATACACTCGTGACGAAGTTTGCTCTACCCGCACATTTGTTTATTGGGATTACGACGACACCAAGAGAGACGTTGATTCAAAAGTGGCCCTTTCTTGTGGCTTTGCTACTTGGTGTAATCGGCTTTTATATTGTATTGCTCATTGTTTATCGCTTAATTGCCAAAAAAGGCCTGACTGAATCCTCTATGTTCGCATTGAATTCAACACAGCCTTCTTTTGCATTCATGGGAATTCCGGTTCTGGGCAGCTTGTTCGGAAGTGCGGCAGTCGCCATCCCGATTGCAATTACCGGGATCGTCGTTAATGCCATTCTTGATCCGCTTGCAAGTATTTTGGGAACGGTCGGCCAGCGCAAAACAACAGAATCCGACGGCACTAAAGGCAACTTATTTAAAGTCACTATGAAATCAGTCCTTCATGGACTCAGCGAGCCACTTGCCTGCGTACCTTTGTTTGGTGTCATATTGACTCTATGTGGATTCCACGCTCCGAAACTTTTACAATCCATGTTTGATCAAATCGGCAATGTTACCGCCGGTACAGCCCTATTTGCCATCGGGGTAACCATTGGTATCAAGAAGATTACGTTCAGTCCAAAAGCACTTAGCATTGCTGTGCTGAAAGCCATCGTAATGCCTATTGTTATGCTCGGTATTGCTGTTCTGATAGGACTATCCCATGAAGATGTAAGCAAAGCCGTACTGCTTGTCGCTTTTCCCGGCTCGGCTGTGGCCGCTATGATTGCTACCCGTTATGAAACACTGGAAACGGAAGCTGCATCTGCATTTGTTATTAGCTCAGTCTTATCGCTCATTTCACTACCCTTGCTCATTTCACTTCTTTTATAAGGGACAGAAAAGTTAAGAACCCTCAATTCAATCCAGGTATTTATAGGTGTAAAGCAAACCCGTTTGTCCTCATTTATCTTATTTTTTAAATATTGTCTGAACAATAAAGTGATTTAGTAAGAATTGAGTTGGAAAAACAACATAAATCCAGTTTGCCTACAAGCGGCGGCCCCATCGTTTCATTCACTAGGGGGCCGCCGTTCTTTTTGAATAACCTTCTACTCTCCCTTTTAATAAATACCTAACAATTAGAAAGCAAATTGTCGAAATATATATGGGGTAGGTTGTATATGAAACTAAATTGCTAATTCAAAGGAGAAGAAAACGTGAAAAACTTGAAGTGGAGAACTATGTCCTTTTTTGGTAAAAATCTATTAATCTCTTTTCTTAATATCGTATTAATAGGAGCTATTCTCATCACATCCAGCTATATACTTCAAAAGAACATTCTCACCACGCAGCTGCAAGATCAAGTTAAGGTATTGACTAAAAAATGGGCAGAAGATGTTGATAAAACAAAAGTACAACAAGCATTGAATGAAAAAGATTATAACGGCTCTGCTCAACAAGATCTACGCAAATTTCTCGATTCTATTCACGCCTTTTATCCGAATGTTGCCCAAGCTTACATATTTGGTACAGAGCTAACAGAAGGTAATCAGACCTCCATTATTGGCGTTCCCACAAATTTAGTCCAAGCTTTCCAAGACTTAAAGATGAACATTGGGGACATGTACACTCTTCCTGACGAAAATGCACAAGCCGTAAATAAAATGCTTCAATCTAATGAATCAGCATTAAGCAGCTTTTACACGGACGAATATGGCACATGGACTACCATTGTTTACCCGATTACAGATGCAAGCGGGAAAGTCACAAGTGCGATTTACTTTGACGTAGATGCGAGCTCTGTACCTACCGGCCTTCATAAATTGCTTGTATACGGTGTTTCACTGCTCATTCTGTTTCTTGCCATCTTCTTAACGATTCAATATTTACTGGTAAAGCGCACCCTCTCCCCGATTCGTAGCCTGATGAAGGGCATTGAAGAAGTCAGCGAGGGTAATCTGAATGTAAAAATCAAGACAGGTGAGGACGACCTTGGCATTATCAATCAAAAATTTAATTCTATGATCAAACGCCTTAACGATACAATGGTGAAAGTACAGGATACGACACAAGAAGTTACGGGATCTGCCCAGGAATTGTTAAGTATTAGCGAGAAAAACAGTACGAATACGAACGTCATTAACAGCAATATTCAGGAAATAACCCAGGGGCTTGAAGCTCAGGATCACGCAGCACATGAAAGCTCCAGAGCTATGAATGAAATGTCGACAGTTATCCAAACGATTGCCGAAAGCTCCTCTTCCGTAGCCGATCAAGCTTATTCTATGGAAAAACGCTCCGTTGAAGGCAATCAGGTAGCCCAAAAGCTTTCCTCTCAAATGGACTCCATCTCCACTACAATGGAAAGTACAGCTGATTCCGTTAATGCGCTGCAGAACCGTTCTAACGAAATCAGCAATATCGTCAGCATCATTACAGGCATTGCCAGTCAAACGAATCTGCTTGCACTGAACGCTTCTATTGAAGCTGCCAGAGTCGGTGAAGAAGGCAAAGGTTTTGCAGTCGTAGCAGGAGAAGTGCGTAATTTGGCTGAACAGTCTCAAGAGTCTGCCAAACAAATTGCAGAGCTTATTGAAGAAATCCAAAAAGAAATTGAACAGACTGTAAAAGGCATCAGCCTTGGTACAAAAGAAGTTCAGATTGGGCTAGAAGTTACGAAGCAAACAGGCGAAATGTTCTCTGAAATTTTAGATGCGTCTAATAAAGTGTCGTCACAAATTCAAGAGGTATCCAGCGCAACGGAGCAGATTTCAGCCAGCACGCAGGAAATGTCAGCTACCTCTGACGAGCTGTCTTCCACAGTTAGCAGAACAGTCGACAGCAGCAAACAAATTGAACAAACCATTGGAGAACAAGCTGAATCCATGGCTTCTATTGTCAAAGCTTCTGACAAGCTTACATTGATGTCTGGCGAGCTGGAAGAGCTTATTTCTTTCTTCAAGGTAAACCGAGAAGCCTAATTTTATAACTTCTAAATAGCCATAGATAACAGTAAAGAACCTCTAATCTGCATATAATGCGCATCAGAGGTTCTTTGATATACTCTTACGTACTTCTTAATTTATAAATCCTTCCAAAGCTGAAGTTGGCTTACCGTCAGCCTGCCAAGCACCTTTGTTATAACCCTGATTGTAACCTGGAGTTGCAGCAGGCTCCCAATAAAATACCCCTGTACCTTTACCGCCTCCGATGTTCCGAACCTTCGTTTTGATTGCAAATATAAATGACTTGGAAGCCGCAGGTTCACTATATTCCATCCCGATTTCACTGATGACAATACCTTTGCCGTATTTTGCAATGAGGTTATTGGCATTGGTAATCGTCTGATCCACCTTGCCCTGCCAGTCCGAAGGAGACGGATACAGAGACAGCCCGATGAGATCAAACTGAGCTCCATTATCAATCAGCCCGCCGATATTCCAGTTCAACACGGAATCATTATCTCCATTGGCTAAATGTACGATCGTTTTAGTACTACTGCTTACCGATTTTACAGCATTATTACCTGTATTGACGAGCCAGGCATAGTTTTTCATGTTCACCGAAGCTTTGCCATCTTCCCAGAGCATTCCATTGTTCGTCTCATTACCGATCTGCACCCAGTCCGGTGTTACCCCCTTGCTTTTCATCGTGTCCATAACATAGACCGTATGGGACCAGACTGCATCCATAAGTTGTGTAAATGTGAAATTGCGCCACGCATAAGGTTTGTTCTGTTGCCCTGGATCTGCC
The Paenibacillus peoriae DNA segment above includes these coding regions:
- a CDS encoding AEC family transporter; translation: MATGHIFIILIPIFFVILIGYFAGLFKAFNPASSKGLNTLVTKFALPAHLFIGITTTPRETLIQKWPFLVALLLGVIGFYIVLLIVYRLIAKKGLTESSMFALNSTQPSFAFMGIPVLGSLFGSAAVAIPIAITGIVVNAILDPLASILGTVGQRKTTESDGTKGNLFKVTMKSVLHGLSEPLACVPLFGVILTLCGFHAPKLLQSMFDQIGNVTAGTALFAIGVTIGIKKITFSPKALSIAVLKAIVMPIVMLGIAVLIGLSHEDVSKAVLLVAFPGSAVAAMIATRYETLETEAASAFVISSVLSLISLPLLISLLL
- a CDS encoding methyl-accepting chemotaxis protein, producing the protein MKNLKWRTMSFFGKNLLISFLNIVLIGAILITSSYILQKNILTTQLQDQVKVLTKKWAEDVDKTKVQQALNEKDYNGSAQQDLRKFLDSIHAFYPNVAQAYIFGTELTEGNQTSIIGVPTNLVQAFQDLKMNIGDMYTLPDENAQAVNKMLQSNESALSSFYTDEYGTWTTIVYPITDASGKVTSAIYFDVDASSVPTGLHKLLVYGVSLLILFLAIFLTIQYLLVKRTLSPIRSLMKGIEEVSEGNLNVKIKTGEDDLGIINQKFNSMIKRLNDTMVKVQDTTQEVTGSAQELLSISEKNSTNTNVINSNIQEITQGLEAQDHAAHESSRAMNEMSTVIQTIAESSSSVADQAYSMEKRSVEGNQVAQKLSSQMDSISTTMESTADSVNALQNRSNEISNIVSIITGIASQTNLLALNASIEAARVGEEGKGFAVVAGEVRNLAEQSQESAKQIAELIEEIQKEIEQTVKGISLGTKEVQIGLEVTKQTGEMFSEILDASNKVSSQIQEVSSATEQISASTQEMSATSDELSSTVSRTVDSSKQIEQTIGEQAESMASIVKASDKLTLMSGELEELISFFKVNREA
- a CDS encoding glycoside hydrolase family 53 protein, with the protein product MKTGNRTMVFAMLILLSSLLYPFGSVGLGAASAAPAFAKGADISWVAGMEAQGMSWKDKKGVRRDILQILRDDYQINSVRIRVWVNPDMKDYASGYMNAEKAAELAQRAKKLGMSVMLTLHYSDSWADPGQQNKPYAWRNFTFTQLMDAVWSHTVYVMDTMKSKGVTPDWVQIGNETNNGMLWEDGKASVNMKNYAWLVNTGNNAVKSVSSSTKTIVHLANGDNDSVLNWNIGGLIDNGAQFDLIGLSLYPSPSDWQGKVDQTITNANNLIAKYGKGIVISEIGMEYSEPAASKSFIFAIKTKVRNIGGGKGTGVFYWEPAATPGYNQGYNKGAWQADGKPTSALEGFIN